The following is a genomic window from Halobacterium sp. R2-5.
CGGTCGCACAGTCCGGCCTCCTCCCCGAGGGGCTGAACGTCTCGTTCAAGGCGCTGCCCGCCGTCATGGTGACGGCGATGCTGCTGCTGTTCCTCGTCATCGGCTACGTGTTCAAGGTCGCCGACACCGAGGGCATGTGGGTCGCCGGGCGCTCCATCGGGAACGTCGAGAACGGCATGGCCATCGGCGCGAACTGGATGTCCGCGGCGTCCTATCTCGGCATGGCGGCGCTCATCGCCACGTCCGGGTTCTACGGGCTCTCGTTCGTCGTCGGCTGGTCGACCGGGTACTTCATCCTGCTCATCTTCATGGCCGCCCAGATGCGGCGGTTCGGGAAGTACACCGCGCCGGACTTCGTCGGCGACCGCTTCAACTCCGACACCGCGCGCGCCATCGCCGCGGTCACCACGTTCCTCATCGGGTTCGTGTACGCCATCGGGCAGGCCCGCGGCATGGGCCTCGTCGGCCTCTACATCTTCGGCGACATCGGCCTCCCCGGGCTCTCCGGCTACCAGTCGATGGTCGTCCTCATGATGGCCATCACGGTCGGGTACCTCACGCTCTCGGGGATGCTCGGCGCGACGAAGAACATGGCCGTCCAGTACGTCATCCTCATCCTGGCGTTCCTCTCGGCGGTGTACGTCGTCGGGTTCGTCAACGGCTACTCGACCGTGCTCCCGCAGATCGAGTACGGCGCGATGTTCAGCCAGTTGGCCAGCGAGTTCAGTGAGCCGTTCGTCAACGGCGGCTTCTACCTCTGGATAGCCACCGCGTTCTCACTCGTCGTGGGGACGTGTGGGTTGCCACACGTGCTCGTGCGGTTCTACACCGTGGAGAACGAGCGCACCGCCCGCTGGTCGACCGTCTGGGGGCTCGGCTTCATCCTCCTGCTGTACCTCGGGTCGCCCGCGCTCGCGGCGTTCGGTACCGACCTCTACGCAGAGAACATCGGTCCGGTGTACGGCGACCCCGGCATGACGACCGCCGCCGGTGACGTCATCGTCGTGCTCGCCGCGCAGCTGTCGAACCTCCCGACGTGGTTCGTCGGCCTCGTCGCGGCCGGCGGCATCGCGGCCGCCATCGCGACGGTCGCCGGCCTGTTCATCGCGGGCTCGTCGGCGATCTCCCACGACATCTACGCGAACATCATCAACGAGGACGCCACGCAGCGCCAGCAGGTGCTCGTCGGCCGCCTCAGCATCGTCGCGCTCGGCGTCATCACGACGCTCGCCGCGCTCGACCCCGCGGCGCCCATCGCGGCGCTCGTGTCGTACGCGTTCTCGCTGGCCGGCGCCGTGCTGTTCCCGATGTTCTTCCTCGGGCTCTGGTGGGAGAACACGAACCGCCAGGGCGCCCTCGCGGGCATGACCACCGGGCTCACCATCTGGGCGATCCCGATGATCAACGAAGTGCTACCGGCGTACGGCTTCTTCAGCGGCGCGACGAACGCCAACGGCGTGCTGTCCGCGGCCATCGCGCAGTGGGTGCCCGCAATCGGCTCCGCGCTCGTCGCGGTGCCGATCGTGTTCGCGGTGACTATCGCCGTCTCGCTGGTAACGTCCGAGCCGGACATGGAGACCAAGAAGATGGTCCGGCAGTGCCACAGCCCCGAGCCGATGCGCAAGCAGCAGAGCGCCGAAGACGCAGTGAGCTCTGACGACTAATGTACGACAACATCCTCGTTCCGACGGACGGTAGTGCGGCATCCCGCAGCGCGGTCGACCAGGCCGTCGACCTCGCAGAGAAGTACGACGCGACCGTACACGCGCTGTACGTCTTCGACATCGACGCCACGAACCTCGCGCTCGGCACCGAGCAGGTCGAGCGCATCCGCCGCGGAAAGCTCGACGAGATGCCAGAGGTGCGCGAGAAAGCCGACGAGGCGACCGGCTACGTCGCCCGCATCGCCGGCGACCACGGCGTGCCCGTCGAGGAGCACGTCACCGCCGGCGAGCCCGCGCGCGCCATCCGGAAGTTCGTCGAGGACAACGACGTCGACCTCGTCGTGATGGGGAGTCACGGGCGCTCCGGGCTCTCCCGCGTCGTCCTCGGCAGCGTCGCCGAGAAAGTGCTGCGTCGCACCCGGCTACCGGTGCTGGTCGTCGACGCCAGCGGAGACAACGAGGACTGAGACACCGATATGAACGCGACGACAAAACAGACGGCGACGGGGGCCGACCGGTGAGCGTCCTCAACGCCATCCGCGACCACGTCGTCGAACACCACGACGGCATGCTGTTCGACATGGTGTTCGCCGTCGGGTGGGTGACGATCGTCTCGCTGCTGTTCGAGACGTTCGACGCGCCCCAGCTGGTGTACTACGGCGCGCTCGCGGCCGGCGTCGTCGCCTACTTCGGGTTCGTCTACTCGCTGAAGCTCGCGAAAGAACAGTAGCCCGACCGCCGTTTTTTCACCCGAGGATGTACCGCATCCAGGGGTAACGCTCGACGAGCGTCTCGCCGCCGACGTCGTAGTTCTCGACGTAGGAGTCCAGCCCGAGGATGCGCCCGGCGCCGAACGCCGCCACGGAGAGGAACACGAGCATGTACGCGAAGTCGCCGTTGATGTAGCCGTGGGCGACGTCCCAGTTGCCGAGGTAGAACATGAGCATCATGAACGCGCCCCAGAACGCCGCGAGGCGGGTCAGGAGGCCCACGATGAGGCCGAGGCCGATGAGGACTTCTCCCCACGGGACGGCGACGTTCACGAAGTCGACGAACCACGGCGTCTCGCCCATCGCGACGAAGAGGTCCGCGACCGGACTGCCGTTCGCGGGCGGCGCGTTCTGCAGGTAGCCGGCGGCGCTGAAGCTGCCGGACAGCACTTTGTCGGCGCCGCTCCAGAGGAACGCGACGCCCATCATCAGCCGGAGCGCGAGGATGAACCAGACGCTCAGCGAGTGGAGTTTCCCGGTGGCCGTGAAGCCGCCGACCGTGCTCTCGAGTCTGTGTTCTCGGGTGGACATGAGTGTTTGAAACCAAACTCCCCACCCCCATTAAAACAATGGCTGGTTCTCGGGATATTGGAGGACTACACGCCGAATCTGGTTTCTCGCGATTCATTCACGCGCGCGTCGGCCCCCGAAAGTTCTCGCACAGTCGCCGGAAGACCTACGAATTACCAGATATCGATACAGTGTGTATAAATTATATAGATCCCGACTGGAGCGCTCTGCCGGATCGAGGAGTGGGCGGCCGGCGGTCCGACAGCTCGGCCACAGGTGGCAAAGCGGGTGCGAGAGGACTCGCTCCGAGTTCGAGATCTCGCACGCAGTTCGGTTGTCGTTCTGGAGTTCAGAGACGACGATACACCGTCAATAGGTAGATATTCCACCTAGCTACACTGCTTCAAACTGTCCCTCATGCCCGAGTTCACGACTTCGGAATCTATCCGAGCGCCGTCCGCAGTCCGGGACGAGTTAGCTCGCGCAGCCAGTGGGTATGCTCGAACTAGCCCCCGCGATTTCGCATAACTATGGATATGCTACGCGGAAAATACCAGATGTTGGACTATACTGCGTGGCGGGCGGGTGAGCCCTATTCGAGGGACTTCAGCATCCCCTTGAGGTAGCCGACCGTGTACGAGCGGCCGAGCGTGCTGCCGAACTCCCAGTCGGTCTCGCCCTCCATCAGCGGGACGTGGTCCGGAGTCATCACGCCCGTGAACCCGACCTCGTCGAGGGCCTTCACGACCTCGTACTCGTCGAAGTTTCCGGCCTCGTCGTCGACGAACGTCTCGTGGAACTCGGGGACGGTGCCGACGACGTCCCGGAAGTGCGCGTAGACGATGTCGTCGCCGCCGAAGTGCCGGATGACGTCGGGGAGGTCCTCGCCCATCTCCGACCAGCAGCCCATCCCGAGTTTGAGGCCGTGGTTGTCGCTGGGGTGGACGTCGAGCGCGCGCTCGAAGTTCTCGCGGTTCCGGAACAGGAGCGGAATCCCGAACAGCTGTTCGACGGGCGGGTCGCTGGGGTGGACGCCGAGTTTCACGCCCGCTTCCTCAGCGACGGGGACGACCTCGTGGAGGAACTCCTCGTAGCGCTCCCACATCTCTTCCTCCGTGACTTCGCGGTCGGGGCCGCTGCGGGAGTCCTCGTCGAAGTCGTCGATATAGAACGCCGAGGCCTTCGCGTCGCCGCGGATCGAGTGCTCGCGCGTGGTGCGGACCGCGCCGTCGGGCGGGTGGCCGCTGTACCCGAGCACGTGGATGCCCGCCGCGCCCATGTTCCGGATGGTCTCCGTGACGACGTCGAGTTGGGCCTGACGGTCGCCGTCGTTCAGGAGGATCTCGTAGAGGGGGACCGGCATCTTCTCGACGCCGTACAGCCGGAGGCCGGCGTCGTTCGCCCGGTCCCGCAGGTCGACGAGTTCGGCCTCGGACCACGCCTCGCCGAGCGGGAGCGCCGAGTCGAACCCCTCGTGGCGGTGGGGTGTGAGCAGCACGTCGTCGACGCCGAGCTGGGCGGCGAACCGCAGGAAGTCCTCAGTCGCGGGCTTGTACGTGCCGATAGCGACGCGCATCGTCTTCGGGTCGGCCTGGACGGCCTCGTGTGAGTCCTCGCCGTCGTTCCTGGATGCCATAACTCACCGAAGGCAGGTCCGTCGGTTAAAGGTTTAGCCGGGCCCCCGCCGGCTCCGACCGAGCGAACGCACGGAGTGACCTGACCACATCGAAATAATAACAAAAGTACGACTGTTATTTCTTGTCTCTGGAGGTGGTCCCAGTTCAGATAGAAACGGAGCGAGGCCGGACATGTGCGTTCGACATACTCGAATGTCCTGATTACGCTACGGGTAGACACGGCCTAGCTTCGACGAGGTTGACACGCGGACGGAAATGACCGGAATCCGGCGGGTTACGAGTGCGCGATGTTGAGTTCGAGTTCGTTCGCCGCGCCGAGCAGGAGGTCCGGGAGCGCTTCCTCGAAGCGCTCGCCCTTCAGCCGGTGGCTGGGGCCGGTGACGCTGAGGCCGCCGATGACGTCGCCGTCCGGGTCGCAGATGGGGACGCCGGCGGCGTGCGTACCCTGGAGCGACTCCTCGCGGTTGAACGCGTAGCCACGCTCGCGGACTACTTCGAGTTCCTCGCGCAGTTCCTCGGGGTCGGTGATCGTGTGCTCGGTCACGGGCTCGAAGGACATGCGTTCGAGCATGTCGAATAGCTCCGGCTCGGGGAGTTCGGAGAGAATCGCCTTGCCGGCCGAGGCCGCGTACAGCGGGATGCGACTCCCGATACCGGGGTCGGTCCGGACCGCGTGGTCGCCGACCGAGCGCGCGAGGTACACCGCCATCCCGTGTTCCTCGACGAAGAACTGTGCGCGCTCGCCGGTCTCCTCGGCGATCTCCTCGACCTTCTCCCGGACGAGGTCGTACCCCCGGTAGCTGTTGCGCGCGGTCACGCCGACGTCGAGGAACTGGAGGCCGACGTAGTAGCCGTCGTCGCGCTCGACGACGTACTCCAGGTCTTCGAGCGTCCGCAAGTGCCGGTGGACAGTGCTCTTCGCGTAGTCGAGGTCCGCCGCGAGGTCCGCCAGCGACGTGCCCTGCTCGTCCGTGATGTATTCGACGATGTCGAACATCGTGCGCGCCGTCTGCACCGAGTCGGTCGGAGCGGCCCCGTTCGGTTCGTTCATGGACGGGCGGTGCCCTTCCACCGACAAAAATCATTCGACGGAGTCGAACGGCTACCCGGCCCACGTTCGGGCGCACGGTTCTCCCCCAAGGATACTTTTAATTCAGCGACGCGCGAGTCTCAGGTGTGGTCACACCGTCGTCGATAGCGGGTGAGGACTCGGGAATCCTAGCGGAGCGTCCGTTCCAGTTGCTGCTGCTCATCAACGTCCTCCCGCCGCTGGGCACCGCGCTGCTCTCCCCGGTGCTGGGCTCGCTGGTCGAGCCGCTTGGCGCGACGACGGCGAACGTCGGCCTCCTGATGTCCGCGTTCACCGCGCCCGCCATCTTCGTCATCCCCATCGCGGGCGTCGTCTCGGACCGGTACGGCCGCCGCCCGGTACTCATCTTCGGACTGCTGTGGTTCGGGCTCACCGGCACGGCGATCGCGCTCGTCTCGACGTTCGAGGCCGCGCTCGCGCTCCGCTTCCTGCAGGGCGTCGGCTTCGCCGCGCTCACGCCCATCATCATCACCAGCCTCGGCGACCTCTACACCGGCACCAAGGAGGCCACCGCCCAGGGGCTGCGGTTCTCCGGCTCGGGGCTCTCCCAGACGGTGTTCCCGCTCGCCGCGGGCGTGCTCGTCGGCTTCGCGTGGCAGTACCCGTTCCTCCTGTACGCCGTCGCGTTCCCCATCGCGGCCGTCGTCTACGTCGCCTTCGAGGAGCCCCTCGACTCGACCGCTGACGACGACTCGGAGGCGGGCTTCCGCGAGCAGCTCGCGGACCTGCGCACGCTCGTCGCTCACCGGCGCGCGTGGACGATGGTCATCGCCCGCGGCTCCGCGAACCTCGCGTGGTTCGGCTTCCTCACGTACAACTCCATCCTCGTCGTGGACGTGCTCGGGGGCACGCCCGCCCAGGCGGGGCTGCTCGCGGCACTCGCGAGCCTCACGTACGCGCTCGCGGCCTCCCAGGCCGGCCGCATCGCCGACCTCTTCGACGACCGCCTCTACCCGCTGCTCGCGACGAACGCGTCGATGGGGCTGGGACTCGCGCTCGTCTTCCTCGCGCCGTCCCTGCTCGTTGCGGGCGTCGGCGTGGTGTTCATGGGCGTCGGCTTCGGGCTCGTGCTCTCCATCTACCGCAGCGTCATCACCACACTCGCGCCGCCCGAGCTGCGCGGCGGCCTCGTCAGCCTGAGCGAGGGCAGCGGCCGCGCCGCGGCGACCGCGACGCCGATTCTGATGGGCGCCGCCATCGCGGTCGCCACCGCCTACCTCGGCTTCGAGGAGGCCGTACGCGCGGTCGGCATCGGCACGGGGCTGCTCGGCGCGGGCACGGGCATCGTCTGCCTGCTCGCGATGAGCGCGGCGCCGCCGATTCGCATGGACGACTGAGTCGGGACCCCGGGAACTTTGTCCGCCCCCCGCGATGCTCGGAGCATGACGCAGACAGACGTCGCGGTGCTCGACCACGACGCCCACGGCATCCCGGCCGCCGACTACGCCGACCTCCTCGACAGGCGCCTCCCCGACTACACCGTCCACCTCGCGTCGACGCCCGACGAGCGACGCGACCTAATCGCAGAGGCCACCGTCGTCGCGGGCAAGGAAATCAGCGTCGAAGAATTGGAAGCCGCGGAGAACCTCCGGCTGTTCGCGTGCAACTCCGCGGGCGTCGACCACCTCCCGCTGGACGAGCTCGCCGAACGCGGCGTCGCCGTCACGAACGCCTCTGGCGTCCACGGTCCGAACATCGCCGAGCACGTCATCGGCTGGGTGCTCACGTTCGCACGCCGACTCGACGAGGGGCGGCGGCGGCAGGAGCGCCGCGAGTGGCGGCGCTTCCAGTCGTTCACCGAGCTCGCGGGCAGCACCGTCACCGTCGTCGGCCTCGGCGCCATCGGCGAGGCGGTCGTCCAGCGCTTCGACGGCTTCGACGTCGACACCGTCGGCGTCCGCCACACCGTCTCGAAGGGCGGTCCAACGGACGAAGTGGTCGGCTACGACGACCTGCCAGACGTCCTCCCGGAGACGGACGTGCTCGTGCTCGCGTGCCCGCTCACGGAGACGACCGAGGGACTCGTGGGCGAGACGGAATTCGACGCGCTGCCGACGGACGCCGTCGTCGTGAACGTCGCGCGCGGCGGCGTCGTCGACACGGCCGCGCTCGTCGCGGCGGTGCGCGGGAACAAGATCCACGGCGCCGGCCTCGACGTCACCGACCCCGAGCCGCTGCCGAGCGACCACGACCTCTGGGGGTTCGAGAACGTCTTCCTCACGCCGCACGTCGCCGGCCACACGCCCAAATACTGGGAGCGCCGCGCGGACATCCTCGTGGAGAATCTGGCGAACGTCGCGGAGACGGGCGAGTACAGCGACCTCAGGAATCAGGTCGTCTGACTACTGATAGGCCTGCAGCCCGGTGAGGTCCTCGCCGATGATGAGCGTGTGGATGTCGTGGGTGCCCTCGTACGTGTAGACGGTCTCCATGTTCGCCATGTGGCGCATCGGCGAGTAGTCCGCGGTGATGCCGTTGCCGCCGAGCATCTCGCGGGCGATGCGGGACTGGTCGCGGGCCATCCGGACGTTGTTGCGCTTGGCCATCGAGACGTGCTGGGGGCGCATCTCCCCCTCCTCCTTGAGTTCCGCGAGCCGGTGGGCGAGCAGCTGCGCGAGCGTGATCTGGGTCGCCATCTCCGCGAGCTTCTGCTGTTGCATCTGGAAGCCGCCGATGGGCTTGCCGAACTGCTCGCGGTCTGTCGCGTACTGCCGTGCGGTCTCGAAGCAGTCCTGGGCGGCGCCGATCGCGCCCCAGGCGATGCCGTAGCGGGCCTGCGTGAGACACGACAGCGGCCCCTTCATCCCGGAGACGCCGGGCAGGCGGTTCTCCTCGGGGATGCGGACGTCCTGCAGGCTGATCTCGCCCGTGATGGACGCGCGCAGGCTGAGCTTCTCGTCGATCTTGTTCGTGGTGACGCCGTCGCGGTCGGTCTCCACGAGGAACCCGCGGACGGGCGTGTCGTCCTCGCTATGGTCTTTCGCCCAGACGACCGCGACGTCAGAGATGGGGGAGTTCGTGATCCACGTCTTCGAGCCGTTCAGGACGTACTCGTCGCCGTCCTTCTCGGCGCGCGTCTCCATCGCCGAGGGGTTCGAGCCGTGCTCGGGCTCCGTGAGGCCGAAGCAGCCCACGGCCTCGCCGGCGCCGAGTTTCGGCAGCCACTCGTCTTTCTGCTCGTCGCTGCCGAACGCGTGAATCGGGTACATCACGAGCGCGCCCTGCACGCTCGCCATCGAGCGCAGCCCCGAGTCGCAGGCCTCCAGTTCGCGCATCAGCAGGCCGTACGCGGTCTCGCTGACGTTCGGCAGGCCGTAGCCCTCGAGGTTCGGCGCGTAGAACCCCATCTCCCCCATCTTCGGAATGATCTCCTCGGGGAACGTCCCGTCGATCCAGTGCTGGCCGATGTCCTCCACCTCGCCGTCGATGAACGAGCGCGCGGCGTCGACGAGCATCCGCTCCTCCTCGGTCAGCGACGACTCTAAGTCGAAGTAGTCGAGCATACCTCGCCGTAACGCCCCCACCAATAAATAACCCTACTGCCCGGCCGCGCTCAGAAGCCGTCGGTCCCTTCGAGCAGGTGTTCCTCGACGACGTCCTCGTCGAGTTCGATGCCGAGGCCGGGCTCCTCGGGCACCTCGATGCGGCCGTCCCGAATCAGGGGCTCGTCGCGCGCGAGCAGGTCGTCCCACCACTCGACTTCCAGCGCGTGGTACTCCAGCAGGTCGAAGTTCGGCGTCGCCGCACCGAGGTGGACACAGGCCATCGTCCCGACGGGGCTGCAGACGTTGTGCGGGGACATCGGGATGTAGTTCTCCTCCGCGCGGTCGGCGACTCGCATCGTCTCCGTGAGCCCGCCGACCGTCGTCGGGTCCGGGGTGACGACGTCGACGCCGTGGTTGTAGATGAGGTCCGAGAGCTCGAACACGCGGAACCGGTTCTCGCCGGTCGCGACGGGCGTCCGGGTGGCCTGCGTGACCTCCTTCTGGGCGTCCATGTTCTCCGGCGGCACGAGGTCTTCGAGCCACATCAGGTCGAACTCCTCTAGCTCGTAGGCCAGACGCTTCGCGCTCTCGACGGAGTAGTCCCAGTGGCAGTCGAACGCCAGGTCGACGTCGTAGCCGATCTCCTCGCGGACCGCTTCGACGATTTCTTTCTTCTCGCGGATGGCGGCGTTCGTCAGCCGGCCGTTGTACGAGTCGTTTTCGTTGTCCGCGGGGAGGTCGAGGTCGAACTTGATGGCGTCGAAGCCCATGTCCGTGACGCGCGCGGCCTCCGCGGCGTACGCCTCGGGCGTGTACGCCTCCGCCTGCGCGTAGTCGGTCGCGCCGTCCTCGACGGCGTACGCCTCGCCGGCGTGGCAGTCGCAGTACAGCCGCACTTCGTCGCGGTACTTCGACCCGAGCAACTGGTAGACCGGGAGGTCGAGAATCTTTCCGGCGGCGTCCAGCAGCGCCACCTCGATGCCGGAGGCCGCGGTGACGACCTTCCCGGTGGTGCCGCCGTGGCCGGACATCTCCTGGAAGATGTACCGCACGAGGCGCTCGACGTCGAGGGGGTTCTCCCCGACGAGGAACCGGTTGGTGTACTCCACCAACTCGGGGATGCCGCCGCCCCGGTAGGACTCGCCGATGCCGGTGACGCCGGCGTCGGTCTCGACCTTGATGAGGTTCCACTCGAAGTTTCCTTCGACGACGCACGCGTCGATGCTCGTGATCTCCACGTCTCGGTCCGGGTCGCGGGTCTGAATCTGGTCTGAGAAGTCTCTCATTCGTCTCTGAATCTCTCGAGGGCGTCCTCGTCGAGGGGGACGCCGTGGCCGGGACGGTCGGGGAGGTCGATCATGCCGTCGTCGTCGGGCTCCACGGGGTCGGCGACGACGTCGTCGAACGCCTTCACGTCCATGTCGCGGTAGAAGTACTCCACCCAGAGGCCGTTCTCGATGGCCCCGAGCAGGGAGGCGTGGATGTTCCAGTTGTAGTGGGGCGCGATGGGGATGTCGTAGGCGGCGGCGTGGTGGGCGATCTTCAGCCACTCCGTGATGCCGCCACAGACCGTGACGTCGGGCTGGAGGATGGTCGCGGCGCCCTCGTCGGCGAGGCGAGCGAAGTTGTGCCGCGTGCCCTCCAGTTCGCCCGT
Proteins encoded in this region:
- a CDS encoding cation acetate symporter, with protein sequence MTDVFSVAGSAVAQSGLLPEGLNVSFKALPAVMVTAMLLLFLVIGYVFKVADTEGMWVAGRSIGNVENGMAIGANWMSAASYLGMAALIATSGFYGLSFVVGWSTGYFILLIFMAAQMRRFGKYTAPDFVGDRFNSDTARAIAAVTTFLIGFVYAIGQARGMGLVGLYIFGDIGLPGLSGYQSMVVLMMAITVGYLTLSGMLGATKNMAVQYVILILAFLSAVYVVGFVNGYSTVLPQIEYGAMFSQLASEFSEPFVNGGFYLWIATAFSLVVGTCGLPHVLVRFYTVENERTARWSTVWGLGFILLLYLGSPALAAFGTDLYAENIGPVYGDPGMTTAAGDVIVVLAAQLSNLPTWFVGLVAAGGIAAAIATVAGLFIAGSSAISHDIYANIINEDATQRQQVLVGRLSIVALGVITTLAALDPAAPIAALVSYAFSLAGAVLFPMFFLGLWWENTNRQGALAGMTTGLTIWAIPMINEVLPAYGFFSGATNANGVLSAAIAQWVPAIGSALVAVPIVFAVTIAVSLVTSEPDMETKKMVRQCHSPEPMRKQQSAEDAVSSDD
- a CDS encoding universal stress protein, producing MYDNILVPTDGSAASRSAVDQAVDLAEKYDATVHALYVFDIDATNLALGTEQVERIRRGKLDEMPEVREKADEATGYVARIAGDHGVPVEEHVTAGEPARAIRKFVEDNDVDLVVMGSHGRSGLSRVVLGSVAEKVLRRTRLPVLVVDASGDNED
- a CDS encoding DoxX family protein, producing MSTREHRLESTVGGFTATGKLHSLSVWFILALRLMMGVAFLWSGADKVLSGSFSAAGYLQNAPPANGSPVADLFVAMGETPWFVDFVNVAVPWGEVLIGLGLIVGLLTRLAAFWGAFMMLMFYLGNWDVAHGYINGDFAYMLVFLSVAAFGAGRILGLDSYVENYDVGGETLVERYPWMRYILG
- a CDS encoding mannonate dehydratase — translated: MASRNDGEDSHEAVQADPKTMRVAIGTYKPATEDFLRFAAQLGVDDVLLTPHRHEGFDSALPLGEAWSEAELVDLRDRANDAGLRLYGVEKMPVPLYEILLNDGDRQAQLDVVTETIRNMGAAGIHVLGYSGHPPDGAVRTTREHSIRGDAKASAFYIDDFDEDSRSGPDREVTEEEMWERYEEFLHEVVPVAEEAGVKLGVHPSDPPVEQLFGIPLLFRNRENFERALDVHPSDNHGLKLGMGCWSEMGEDLPDVIRHFGGDDIVYAHFRDVVGTVPEFHETFVDDEAGNFDEYEVVKALDEVGFTGVMTPDHVPLMEGETDWEFGSTLGRSYTVGYLKGMLKSLE
- a CDS encoding IclR family transcriptional regulator, whose protein sequence is MNEPNGAAPTDSVQTARTMFDIVEYITDEQGTSLADLAADLDYAKSTVHRHLRTLEDLEYVVERDDGYYVGLQFLDVGVTARNSYRGYDLVREKVEEIAEETGERAQFFVEEHGMAVYLARSVGDHAVRTDPGIGSRIPLYAASAGKAILSELPEPELFDMLERMSFEPVTEHTITDPEELREELEVVRERGYAFNREESLQGTHAAGVPICDPDGDVIGGLSVTGPSHRLKGERFEEALPDLLLGAANELELNIAHS
- a CDS encoding MFS transporter, with protein sequence MVTPSSIAGEDSGILAERPFQLLLLINVLPPLGTALLSPVLGSLVEPLGATTANVGLLMSAFTAPAIFVIPIAGVVSDRYGRRPVLIFGLLWFGLTGTAIALVSTFEAALALRFLQGVGFAALTPIIITSLGDLYTGTKEATAQGLRFSGSGLSQTVFPLAAGVLVGFAWQYPFLLYAVAFPIAAVVYVAFEEPLDSTADDDSEAGFREQLADLRTLVAHRRAWTMVIARGSANLAWFGFLTYNSILVVDVLGGTPAQAGLLAALASLTYALAASQAGRIADLFDDRLYPLLATNASMGLGLALVFLAPSLLVAGVGVVFMGVGFGLVLSIYRSVITTLAPPELRGGLVSLSEGSGRAAATATPILMGAAIAVATAYLGFEEAVRAVGIGTGLLGAGTGIVCLLAMSAAPPIRMDD
- a CDS encoding D-2-hydroxyacid dehydrogenase: MTQTDVAVLDHDAHGIPAADYADLLDRRLPDYTVHLASTPDERRDLIAEATVVAGKEISVEELEAAENLRLFACNSAGVDHLPLDELAERGVAVTNASGVHGPNIAEHVIGWVLTFARRLDEGRRRQERREWRRFQSFTELAGSTVTVVGLGAIGEAVVQRFDGFDVDTVGVRHTVSKGGPTDEVVGYDDLPDVLPETDVLVLACPLTETTEGLVGETEFDALPTDAVVVNVARGGVVDTAALVAAVRGNKIHGAGLDVTDPEPLPSDHDLWGFENVFLTPHVAGHTPKYWERRADILVENLANVAETGEYSDLRNQVV
- a CDS encoding acyl-CoA dehydrogenase family protein; the encoded protein is MLDYFDLESSLTEEERMLVDAARSFIDGEVEDIGQHWIDGTFPEEIIPKMGEMGFYAPNLEGYGLPNVSETAYGLLMRELEACDSGLRSMASVQGALVMYPIHAFGSDEQKDEWLPKLGAGEAVGCFGLTEPEHGSNPSAMETRAEKDGDEYVLNGSKTWITNSPISDVAVVWAKDHSEDDTPVRGFLVETDRDGVTTNKIDEKLSLRASITGEISLQDVRIPEENRLPGVSGMKGPLSCLTQARYGIAWGAIGAAQDCFETARQYATDREQFGKPIGGFQMQQQKLAEMATQITLAQLLAHRLAELKEEGEMRPQHVSMAKRNNVRMARDQSRIAREMLGGNGITADYSPMRHMANMETVYTYEGTHDIHTLIIGEDLTGLQAYQ
- a CDS encoding mandelate racemase/muconate lactonizing enzyme family protein; its protein translation is MRDFSDQIQTRDPDRDVEITSIDACVVEGNFEWNLIKVETDAGVTGIGESYRGGGIPELVEYTNRFLVGENPLDVERLVRYIFQEMSGHGGTTGKVVTAASGIEVALLDAAGKILDLPVYQLLGSKYRDEVRLYCDCHAGEAYAVEDGATDYAQAEAYTPEAYAAEAARVTDMGFDAIKFDLDLPADNENDSYNGRLTNAAIREKKEIVEAVREEIGYDVDLAFDCHWDYSVESAKRLAYELEEFDLMWLEDLVPPENMDAQKEVTQATRTPVATGENRFRVFELSDLIYNHGVDVVTPDPTTVGGLTETMRVADRAEENYIPMSPHNVCSPVGTMACVHLGAATPNFDLLEYHALEVEWWDDLLARDEPLIRDGRIEVPEEPGLGIELDEDVVEEHLLEGTDGF